Proteins encoded by one window of Mycolicibacterium cosmeticum:
- a CDS encoding glucosamine kinase: MNSDPTDLLDLGAGHALAVITHDGGASAIPVRADDGRWRRAAAGDGVAEALIRLLTAGPGRSEHGRFTVTSWAGRRAARGERPITVDQTNESVIVGEVAVVKWATHLEPGPHPAPQRLAGLTAAGFTAMPTPWGLVTWRPDDGAETLVATVTGYLPGAVDGWTWAVDLFAAATHAGDPSAVVAACAAVGTAVADLHAAQAATATTATAQDARRWRDGAMDTLETAKTLAGNGTAQLLADRDTEVIRVLDSLGGLDGVPILDAHGDLHVGQVLRSEHRFVITDFDGNPVLPPWQRVLPVPAALDVAGMLQSLSHVAIVVARHHDVDPDGLRRIDAAAQAAFLDAYTTALTASGRRQLFSAEAVPAFRLQQILREIVYAGRHLPRWMYVPDAALPALLEGVKP; encoded by the coding sequence ATGAACTCAGACCCCACCGATCTGCTCGACCTCGGGGCCGGGCACGCGCTGGCCGTGATCACCCACGACGGCGGCGCCTCGGCAATACCCGTGCGGGCCGATGACGGTCGCTGGCGACGCGCGGCCGCCGGTGACGGGGTGGCCGAAGCCCTCATCCGGCTGCTCACCGCCGGCCCCGGACGGTCCGAGCACGGTCGCTTCACCGTGACCTCCTGGGCCGGGCGTCGCGCGGCGCGGGGCGAACGCCCGATCACCGTCGACCAGACCAACGAATCGGTCATCGTGGGCGAGGTCGCCGTCGTCAAATGGGCCACCCATCTGGAGCCGGGCCCGCATCCGGCCCCGCAGCGGCTGGCCGGCCTGACCGCGGCCGGCTTCACGGCGATGCCGACACCGTGGGGCCTGGTCACCTGGCGCCCGGACGACGGCGCCGAGACCTTGGTGGCGACCGTCACCGGATACCTGCCGGGCGCGGTCGACGGCTGGACCTGGGCGGTCGACTTGTTCGCCGCCGCAACACATGCCGGCGACCCGTCGGCCGTCGTCGCGGCGTGCGCGGCCGTGGGAACCGCCGTGGCCGACCTGCACGCCGCACAGGCCGCCACCGCGACCACCGCCACCGCGCAGGACGCCCGGCGTTGGCGTGACGGCGCCATGGACACCCTGGAGACGGCAAAGACGTTGGCCGGCAACGGGACCGCACAACTGTTGGCTGACCGCGACACCGAGGTGATCCGGGTGCTGGACAGCCTCGGCGGCCTGGACGGGGTACCCATCCTGGACGCGCACGGCGACCTGCATGTCGGGCAGGTGCTGCGCAGCGAGCACCGGTTCGTGATCACCGATTTCGACGGCAACCCGGTGCTGCCGCCGTGGCAGCGGGTGCTGCCGGTGCCCGCGGCGCTCGACGTGGCGGGCATGCTGCAGTCCCTGTCGCACGTCGCGATCGTGGTGGCCAGACACCACGATGTCGACCCGGACGGTCTACGCCGGATCGACGCGGCGGCGCAGGCGGCATTTCTCGATGCGTACACCACCGCGCTCACCGCATCCGGCCGGCGGCAGCTGTTCTCGGCCGAGGCGGTGCCCGCGTTCCGGCTACAACAAATTCTGCGCGAAATCGTCTACGCCGGACGCCATCTGCCGCGGTGGATGTACGTCCCCGACGCCGCGCTGCCCGCCCTGCTGGAAGGTGTGAAACCGTGA
- the mbtG gene encoding NADPH-dependent L-lysine N(6)-monooxygenase MbtG, with the protein MTQKLAIIGAGAKAVAVAAKAAELRAMGVDAPEVIAVERTAIAANWQAAGGWTDGAHRLGTGPEKDVGFPYQSALVPRRNAELDERMMRHSWQSYLISTGQFAEWVDRGRPAPAHRRWSQYLQWVADRVGMSVTLGEVTGIGLQHGDPGSGWELTTREQTVRADALMITGPGQAERSLLPGNPRVLSIAQFWHRAAAQELIAADRVAVIGGGETAGTMLDELFRHRVSTITVISPQVTLFTRGEGFFENTLYSDPTHWDGLTLAEKRDAMNRTDRGVFSVRVQEALLADDRIRHLRGRVAHAVARDERIRLTLETERGSERLETVHGFDLVIDGSGANAMWFQPLLRQEALDVLELGLGGPLTGDRLQEAIGHDLAVEDVEPKLFLPGLAGLTQGPGFPNLSCLGRLSDRVLGSPAFTTVAKRSSHEHQSVR; encoded by the coding sequence ATGACACAGAAGCTGGCCATCATCGGTGCCGGCGCCAAGGCCGTGGCCGTCGCGGCCAAGGCGGCCGAACTGCGCGCCATGGGGGTGGACGCCCCGGAGGTGATCGCGGTGGAACGCACCGCGATCGCGGCCAATTGGCAGGCCGCCGGCGGCTGGACCGACGGAGCGCACCGGCTGGGCACCGGCCCGGAGAAGGATGTCGGCTTCCCGTACCAGTCGGCCCTGGTGCCGCGGCGCAACGCCGAACTGGACGAGCGGATGATGCGGCACAGCTGGCAGTCCTATCTGATCAGCACGGGGCAGTTCGCCGAATGGGTGGACCGCGGCCGGCCCGCACCCGCCCACCGGCGGTGGAGCCAGTACCTGCAGTGGGTGGCCGACCGGGTGGGAATGTCGGTGACGCTGGGGGAGGTCACCGGGATCGGCTTGCAGCACGGCGATCCCGGGTCGGGCTGGGAGCTCACGACGCGGGAGCAGACTGTGCGTGCCGACGCGTTGATGATCACCGGCCCAGGGCAGGCGGAGCGCTCGCTGCTACCCGGTAACCCGCGGGTGCTGTCCATCGCGCAGTTCTGGCATCGGGCCGCCGCGCAGGAATTGATCGCCGCGGACCGGGTGGCGGTCATCGGCGGCGGTGAGACCGCCGGCACCATGCTCGACGAACTGTTCCGGCACCGGGTTTCGACCATCACCGTGATCTCGCCGCAGGTGACGTTGTTCACCCGCGGCGAGGGTTTCTTCGAGAACACGCTGTATTCGGACCCCACCCACTGGGACGGGCTGACCCTGGCGGAGAAGCGGGACGCGATGAACCGAACCGACCGCGGGGTGTTCTCGGTGCGCGTGCAGGAGGCGTTGCTCGCCGACGACCGGATCCGGCACCTGCGCGGCCGGGTGGCCCATGCGGTGGCCCGCGACGAGCGCATCCGGCTCACCCTGGAGACCGAGCGGGGCAGCGAGCGGTTGGAGACGGTGCACGGTTTCGATCTGGTGATCGACGGGTCCGGCGCCAACGCGATGTGGTTCCAGCCGCTGCTGCGCCAGGAGGCCCTCGATGTGCTCGAGCTCGGGCTCGGCGGCCCGTTGACCGGCGACCGCCTCCAGGAGGCGATCGGCCACGACCTGGCCGTCGAGGATGTCGAGCCGAAACTGTTCCTGCCCGGGCTCGCCGGGCTCACCCAGGGGCCGGGCTTCCCGAATCTCAGTTGCCTGGGCCGGTTGTCCGACCGGGTCCTCGGCTCGCCCGCGTTCACCACCGTTGCCAAGAGGAGCAGCCATGAGCACCAATCCGTTCGATGA
- a CDS encoding SIS domain-containing protein: protein MKPLEFARDLARKPEVLAGLADALTTANPWAEALPDTVDRVVFLGMGSSAYAAGVAAARLRARGVYAVSDLASTRLLPAWGPGTVVVVTSASGGSVETLDALHRIDRDATLVAVTNTPGSPITDICGRTVDLLAEPEAGGVACRSFQHTLALFLALECHLTGTSTAALVDTVRAAAGASEWLLSTEQDWRPEISDLLLGPDETHMCAPAHRLSSAQQGALMFREGPRRAATGSETGEWSHVDVYRTKNTDLRLLVFAGSPWEDQMAEWAGPRNTAIVGVGGAVPCATATLRYPGDEDDDVRLLTETLIPELVAARAWQQAEGPA from the coding sequence GTGAAGCCCCTGGAGTTCGCTCGCGACCTGGCCCGCAAACCGGAAGTCCTGGCCGGGCTGGCCGACGCACTGACCACCGCCAATCCGTGGGCCGAGGCCCTGCCGGACACCGTCGACCGCGTGGTGTTCCTCGGGATGGGATCCTCCGCTTACGCCGCAGGCGTCGCCGCCGCCCGCCTGCGTGCCCGCGGGGTGTACGCGGTCTCCGATCTCGCCTCGACCCGGCTGTTGCCGGCGTGGGGTCCGGGGACCGTCGTCGTGGTGACCTCCGCATCCGGTGGGTCGGTGGAAACCCTTGACGCGCTGCACCGTATCGACCGCGACGCGACACTGGTGGCGGTGACCAACACGCCCGGCTCGCCGATCACCGACATCTGCGGCCGCACCGTGGACCTGCTGGCCGAACCCGAGGCCGGTGGGGTGGCGTGCCGCAGTTTCCAGCACACGCTGGCCCTGTTCCTGGCCCTGGAGTGTCACCTGACGGGGACATCGACGGCGGCGCTGGTGGACACCGTGCGGGCGGCGGCCGGCGCGAGCGAATGGCTGTTGTCGACGGAGCAGGACTGGCGCCCCGAGATCTCGGACCTGCTGCTCGGCCCCGACGAAACCCACATGTGCGCACCGGCGCACCGACTTTCGTCGGCGCAGCAGGGCGCGCTGATGTTCCGGGAGGGCCCGCGGCGCGCGGCCACCGGCAGCGAGACCGGCGAGTGGAGCCATGTCGACGTGTACCGCACCAAGAACACCGACCTGCGGCTGCTGGTCTTCGCGGGGTCGCCGTGGGAGGACCAGATGGCCGAGTGGGCCGGCCCGCGGAACACCGCGATTGTCGGGGTGGGCGGCGCGGTGCCCTGCGCCACTGCGACGCTGCGTTATCCCGGTGACGAGGACGACGATGTCCGGCTGCTCACCGAGACGCTGATCCCCGAACTCGTCGCCGCGCGGGCCTGGCAGCAAGCCGAGGGCCCCGCCTGA
- a CDS encoding MbtH family protein, producing MSTNPFDDENGTFYVLLNDEEQYSLWPAFVDVPAGWRVVFGESTRADCVAYVEESWTDLRPKSLRDAMS from the coding sequence ATGAGCACCAATCCGTTCGATGACGAGAACGGCACCTTCTACGTCCTGCTCAACGACGAGGAGCAGTACAGCCTGTGGCCGGCGTTCGTCGACGTGCCCGCCGGCTGGCGGGTGGTCTTCGGCGAGAGCACCCGGGCCGACTGCGTGGCCTACGTCGAGGAGAGCTGGACCGATCTGAGGCCCAAGAGCCTGCGCGACGCGATGTCCTGA